A genomic stretch from Chitinophaga lutea includes:
- a CDS encoding cytochrome c oxidase subunit 3, with protein MITMNAQKNKIHPHKYSMWIAMASITMMFIGFTSAYVVKRAQANWLSFELPAIFWVSTALILLSSLTIYLAQRQFKARNMSSYKQLITITALLGLGFAVCQIIGFSDMKNHGLALDSTVSASFIYVIVGAHILHVLGGVVVLMVLFFRAYRTRIRTYSAVPIEVASTYWHFVDGLWIYLLIFFSLAR; from the coding sequence ATGATTACAATGAACGCACAAAAAAATAAGATACACCCCCATAAGTACTCCATGTGGATCGCCATGGCGAGCATCACCATGATGTTCATCGGGTTCACGAGCGCTTATGTGGTAAAACGTGCGCAGGCCAATTGGCTGAGCTTTGAGTTGCCTGCTATTTTCTGGGTGTCGACCGCACTGATATTGCTGAGCAGCCTCACGATTTACCTGGCGCAGCGCCAGTTCAAAGCCCGGAACATGAGCAGCTACAAACAGCTGATCACCATTACGGCTTTACTCGGCCTCGGTTTTGCGGTATGCCAGATCATCGGTTTTTCGGATATGAAGAATCACGGCCTGGCGCTCGACAGCACTGTGTCCGCTTCCTTTATTTACGTGATCGTGGGCGCGCACATTTTACACGTGCTGGGCGGCGTGGTGGTATTGATGGTGCTGTTTTTCCGTGCCTACCGTACCCGCATCAGAACCTATAGCGCAGTGCCGATCGAAGTGGCCTCCACTTACTGGCATTTTGTAGATGGGCTTTGGATTTACCTGCTGATATTTTTCAGCCTGGCAAGATAA
- a CDS encoding cytochrome c oxidase subunit II, whose protein sequence is MSGFLAVLVVVLIFVVIFQIAKASEYVSILKGEKKSREQSNRINGFLMIVFLVLGLVAVWWCHDLLDDKMLGESASVQGEGIDQLIKVTFIITMAVFVVTQILLFWFSFKYQEKEGQKAFYFPHNNKLEVIWTVIPAIVLTILVAFGIRHWLRITSEAPKDAMVVEVIGKQFNWMMRYPGKDGQLGRRNFHLINESNNPLGQDWKDNLNQDDFISSELHVVVGKNVKLIIGSRDVVHDVGLPHFRLKMDAVPGIPTTLWFTPKYTTAEMRKRTGNPDFVYELACDQMCGKGHYSMKANIIVETQAEYDAWLASQPTQYSQAHPAPAAPEAKPASDSTKAVAAVTAH, encoded by the coding sequence ATGTCAGGATTTTTAGCAGTTTTAGTAGTTGTTCTCATATTCGTCGTGATCTTCCAGATCGCGAAAGCCAGCGAATATGTGTCCATTCTGAAAGGTGAAAAGAAATCGCGTGAGCAGTCCAACCGCATCAACGGTTTCCTGATGATCGTATTCCTGGTGTTGGGGCTGGTTGCCGTTTGGTGGTGCCACGACCTCCTGGATGACAAGATGCTCGGAGAGTCTGCTTCCGTTCAGGGTGAAGGCATCGATCAGCTCATTAAAGTAACATTTATCATCACCATGGCCGTGTTTGTGGTAACACAGATACTGCTGTTCTGGTTCTCGTTCAAATACCAGGAAAAAGAAGGCCAGAAAGCCTTTTATTTCCCGCACAACAACAAACTGGAGGTGATCTGGACCGTTATCCCGGCTATCGTGCTCACCATCCTGGTGGCATTCGGTATCCGCCACTGGCTGCGTATCACTTCCGAAGCACCGAAAGATGCGATGGTAGTAGAGGTGATCGGCAAACAGTTTAACTGGATGATGCGCTACCCCGGTAAAGACGGGCAGCTCGGCCGCCGTAATTTCCACCTGATCAACGAAAGCAATAACCCGTTGGGCCAGGACTGGAAAGACAACCTGAACCAGGACGACTTCATCTCTTCCGAACTGCACGTGGTAGTGGGCAAGAACGTGAAACTGATCATCGGTTCCCGCGACGTGGTGCACGACGTTGGTCTGCCGCACTTCCGCCTGAAAATGGACGCTGTACCAGGCATCCCGACCACCCTGTGGTTCACGCCCAAGTACACCACCGCTGAAATGAGAAAACGTACCGGCAATCCGGACTTTGTATATGAACTGGCCTGCGATCAGATGTGCGGCAAGGGGCACTACTCCATGAAAGCCAACATCATCGTGGAAACACAGGCGGAATATGATGCATGGCTTGCCAGCCAGCCCACGCAGTACTCTCAGGCACACCCTGCACCTGCTGCACCGGAAGCTAAACCTGCATCAGACAGCACGAAGGCAGTAGCCGCGGTAACTGCCCATTAA
- the nrfD gene encoding NrfD/PsrC family molybdoenzyme membrane anchor subunit: protein MHLKYESTLREPLVDGVKDYHQVTEDIISPIEAKPGKLWYIGLFISIALLLFGVFSVTWEVYWGTGVWNLNKTIGWGWDITNFVWWVGIGHAGTLISAILLLFRQGWRTGVNRAAEAMTIFAVMCAGQFPIWHMGRVWMAFFVLPYPNTRGPLWVNFNSPLLWDVFAISTYFTVSLLFWYSGLLPDFATVRDRAKTKLRKYLYGVASFGWTGSTKHWQRHEALSLVLAGLSTPLVLSVHTIVSFDFATSVIPGWHTTIFPPYFVAGAIFSGFAMVQTLLIITRKILGLEEYITLGHVEAMNKVIVLTGSIVGVAYLTELFMAWYSGVQYEFDTFYKFRAAGPLGWSYWIMMTCNVISPQVFWFRKMRRNIMVTFIMSIIVNIGMWFERFVIICTSLYRDYLPSSWSYYRPSWPEVGFYLGTFGLFFTCYFLFAKYFPVIAVAEIKSILKTSGENYKEKMVKYEEEDAEKFAHDQAHH from the coding sequence ATGCATTTGAAGTACGAATCCACACTGAGAGAACCTTTAGTAGATGGGGTTAAGGATTATCACCAGGTAACTGAGGATATTATCAGTCCTATTGAGGCCAAGCCCGGTAAGCTGTGGTACATTGGTTTATTTATTTCCATAGCCCTGCTGCTGTTCGGCGTGTTCTCCGTAACCTGGGAAGTATACTGGGGTACCGGTGTGTGGAACCTGAACAAAACAATCGGCTGGGGTTGGGACATCACCAACTTCGTATGGTGGGTAGGTATCGGTCACGCCGGTACGCTGATCTCCGCCATCCTCCTGCTGTTCCGCCAGGGCTGGCGTACAGGGGTGAACCGCGCTGCGGAAGCCATGACCATCTTTGCCGTAATGTGCGCGGGCCAGTTCCCGATCTGGCACATGGGCCGTGTCTGGATGGCCTTCTTTGTACTGCCTTATCCCAACACCCGCGGGCCGCTTTGGGTAAACTTCAACTCACCGCTGCTCTGGGACGTGTTTGCGATCTCTACGTACTTCACCGTTTCCCTGCTGTTCTGGTACTCGGGCCTGCTGCCCGACTTCGCTACCGTGCGCGACAGGGCCAAAACCAAACTGCGTAAATACTTATATGGTGTGGCTTCTTTCGGCTGGACCGGTTCCACCAAACACTGGCAGCGCCACGAAGCACTGTCGCTGGTACTCGCCGGTCTGTCGACGCCCCTCGTACTGTCCGTACACACCATCGTATCTTTCGACTTCGCCACTTCAGTGATCCCCGGATGGCACACCACCATCTTCCCGCCTTACTTCGTTGCGGGTGCGATCTTCTCCGGCTTTGCGATGGTACAGACCTTGCTGATCATCACCCGTAAAATCCTGGGCCTCGAAGAATACATTACCCTCGGCCACGTAGAGGCCATGAACAAGGTGATCGTACTGACCGGTTCCATCGTGGGTGTGGCTTACCTCACAGAATTATTCATGGCCTGGTACTCGGGCGTGCAATACGAATTCGATACATTCTACAAGTTCCGCGCCGCGGGTCCCCTGGGCTGGAGCTACTGGATCATGATGACCTGTAACGTAATTTCCCCGCAGGTGTTCTGGTTCCGTAAAATGAGAAGGAACATCATGGTGACTTTCATTATGTCCATCATTGTGAACATCGGTATGTGGTTCGAACGTTTTGTGATCATCTGTACTTCACTCTACCGCGACTACCTGCCGTCGAGCTGGAGCTACTACCGTCCGTCCTGGCCCGAAGTTGGCTTCTACCTCGGTACGTTCGGCCTGTTCTTCACCTGTTACTTCCTGTTTGCCAAATACTTCCCGGTAATCGCAGTGGCGGAGATCAAATCCATCCTGAAAACTTCCGGCGAGAACTATAAAGAGAAAATGGTGAAGTACGAAGAAGAGGATGCGGAGAAATTTGCACACGATCAGGCACATCACTAA
- the cyoE gene encoding heme o synthase, translated as MSLSYAIASRVRDYFMMMKFTLTFMVVFSCVVAYLLVPGVEFNLIKVLLLFAGGILVSGSANIINQILEKETDKLMARTAPRPLPAGRLSVSEASVVAIVTGAAGIAILGFGFNWLAAGVSLLSLVLYGFVYTPWKKWNSLAVLVGAFPGALPPLIGWVAGANAFTEGGWALFAIQFLWQFPHFWAIAWVAHTDYTRAGFKLMPSDKGPGKMIALQSAMYTLLLIPAGVAPYLLGVTGYISAIVAIAIGGFYLYRAVTLYRKCDVPSARKLMFGSYIYLAVILLALLFDKVK; from the coding sequence TTGTCTTTATCATACGCCATCGCAAGCAGGGTGAGGGATTACTTCATGATGATGAAGTTCACGCTCACGTTCATGGTCGTGTTCTCTTGTGTGGTGGCCTACCTGCTGGTGCCTGGCGTGGAATTTAACTTGATCAAAGTTCTTTTATTATTTGCAGGTGGTATCCTGGTGTCCGGTTCGGCCAATATCATTAACCAGATCCTGGAGAAGGAAACAGACAAACTGATGGCGCGCACGGCCCCCCGGCCTTTGCCCGCAGGGCGTTTATCGGTTTCCGAGGCCAGTGTGGTGGCGATTGTGACCGGCGCCGCAGGTATCGCTATTCTGGGTTTCGGTTTCAACTGGCTGGCCGCCGGCGTAAGTCTCCTTTCCCTGGTGCTGTACGGTTTTGTGTACACGCCCTGGAAAAAATGGAACTCGCTTGCCGTACTGGTAGGCGCATTTCCCGGAGCTTTGCCGCCGCTGATCGGCTGGGTGGCGGGTGCCAACGCTTTCACCGAAGGCGGATGGGCGCTGTTCGCTATCCAGTTCCTCTGGCAGTTCCCCCACTTCTGGGCGATTGCCTGGGTGGCGCATACAGATTATACCCGTGCCGGGTTCAAGCTGATGCCGTCGGACAAGGGGCCGGGCAAGATGATCGCCCTGCAGAGCGCGATGTACACGCTGCTGTTGATTCCGGCCGGCGTAGCGCCTTACCTGCTGGGGGTTACAGGATACATTTCCGCCATCGTGGCCATCGCCATCGGCGGGTTTTACCTGTACCGCGCTGTCACCCTGTACCGTAAATGCGATGTGCCTTCGGCCCGCAAGCTGATGTTCGGTTCGTACATTTACCTGGCGGTGATATTGTTGGCATTGCTGTTTGACAAAGTAAAATAG
- a CDS encoding c-type cytochrome, whose amino-acid sequence MKRTSNILIVAALAGGALLSACGNKGAHNRKPGKIYAPDMYESRAYEFYSGRLAGLKPVEGTVKRGAMLPYHLKAEDTAQANAVRNPLVLDEAGIKEGKRLYDIYCGVCHGQKLDGNGPLYKGGDGPYPAAPASFIAGKVLGYSEGRIFHVITHGYNVMGSYASQLDIEQRWKVVAYIKNIQGGGKAPEPAAAPAADSAATAPAAAPAVAAAQ is encoded by the coding sequence ATGAAAAGGACTTCCAACATACTGATTGTAGCTGCCTTAGCCGGTGGGGCTTTGCTCTCCGCCTGCGGTAACAAGGGAGCGCATAATAGAAAGCCGGGCAAGATTTATGCACCTGATATGTACGAATCCCGTGCATATGAGTTTTACAGCGGCCGTTTGGCCGGCTTGAAACCGGTGGAAGGTACGGTAAAGAGGGGAGCGATGCTGCCTTATCACCTGAAAGCAGAAGATACAGCGCAGGCAAACGCAGTGAGAAATCCGCTGGTGTTGGACGAAGCCGGTATCAAGGAAGGCAAGCGCCTCTATGATATTTACTGCGGCGTATGCCACGGCCAGAAACTCGACGGGAACGGTCCGCTCTACAAAGGCGGCGACGGCCCGTACCCCGCAGCCCCTGCTTCTTTCATCGCAGGTAAAGTGCTGGGTTACAGCGAAGGCCGCATTTTTCACGTGATCACCCACGGGTACAACGTGATGGGCAGCTACGCCAGCCAGCTCGACATCGAGCAGCGCTGGAAAGTGGTAGCTTACATCAAAAACATCCAGGGCGGTGGTAAAGCACCCGAGCCGGCTGCAGCACCTGCCGCCGACTCTGCAGCAACCGCACCTGCCGCAGCGCCTGCAGTAGCAGCGGCCCAATAA
- a CDS encoding cytochrome c oxidase subunit I gives MSNEATLHSQDLAHHGHVEHGHGNGHDGHDHHHEETFISKYVFSMDHKMIAKQFLITGIIWAIIGAFFSVLFRLQLGYPDATFPWLESILGHWAENGRITAEAYYALVTMHGTILVFFVLTAGLSGTFSNLLIPLQIGARDMASPFMNMLSYWFFFLASVIMMSSLFVQTGPASGGWTSYPPLSALGDASIGSKIGMDLWLMSMAIFVVSSLLGSLNYISTILNMRTKGMSMTKMPLTIWAFFFTAVLGVLSFPVLLSGFVLLLFDRHGGTSFYLSEIFIQGKVLPNEGGSAILYQHLFWFLGHPEVYIIILPAMGMVSEILAVSSRKPIFGYLAMVGSIFAITILAFLVWAHHMFVTGLNPFLGAFFVLLTLLIAVPSAIKVFNWITTIWRGNIRFTPASLFSIGFVSTFISGGLTGIWLGNSAIDIHLHDTYFVIAHFHIVMGVSAFFGMFAGIYHWFPKMYGRYMNQTLGFIHFWITLVGAYLIFWPMHYEGMAGMPRRYFDYSTWASFNQFEGLNMFISFVVIIVFATQLLFVFNFFYSIFKGRKLTTPNPWQATTLEWTTPINPGHGNWPGEIPEVHRWAYDYSKDGKDFIPQTVPVSPDESKH, from the coding sequence ATGAGTAACGAAGCAACATTGCACAGTCAAGATTTAGCGCATCACGGCCACGTGGAGCACGGGCATGGTAATGGCCATGATGGTCACGACCATCATCATGAGGAGACCTTCATCTCGAAGTATGTTTTCAGCATGGACCATAAAATGATTGCCAAGCAGTTCCTGATCACAGGGATCATCTGGGCGATCATCGGTGCCTTCTTCTCTGTACTGTTCCGTTTGCAACTGGGTTATCCGGACGCTACCTTCCCCTGGTTGGAAAGCATCCTGGGCCATTGGGCAGAAAACGGCCGGATCACTGCCGAAGCATACTATGCCCTGGTTACCATGCACGGTACCATTCTCGTATTCTTTGTATTGACGGCCGGTTTGAGCGGTACTTTCTCCAACCTGCTGATTCCCCTGCAGATTGGCGCCCGCGACATGGCTTCTCCGTTTATGAACATGCTGAGCTACTGGTTCTTCTTCCTGGCCAGCGTGATCATGATGAGCTCCCTGTTTGTGCAGACCGGGCCTGCTTCCGGCGGTTGGACTTCCTATCCTCCGCTGAGCGCGCTGGGCGATGCTTCTATCGGTTCCAAAATCGGTATGGACCTCTGGCTGATGAGTATGGCAATCTTCGTAGTGTCGTCTCTGCTGGGTTCACTGAACTATATCTCCACCATCCTGAACATGCGTACAAAAGGTATGAGCATGACGAAGATGCCGCTCACCATCTGGGCCTTCTTCTTCACCGCCGTACTGGGCGTACTGTCGTTCCCCGTTCTGCTGAGCGGTTTCGTACTGCTGCTGTTCGACCGTCATGGCGGTACCAGCTTCTACCTGAGCGAAATTTTCATCCAGGGTAAAGTACTGCCGAACGAAGGCGGTTCTGCCATCCTCTACCAGCACTTGTTCTGGTTCCTGGGGCACCCTGAAGTATATATCATTATCCTCCCCGCGATGGGTATGGTATCCGAGATTCTGGCGGTAAGTTCCCGCAAGCCCATCTTCGGTTACCTGGCAATGGTGGGTTCCATTTTCGCGATCACCATCCTGGCCTTCCTCGTATGGGCGCACCACATGTTCGTGACCGGTCTGAATCCCTTCCTGGGCGCATTCTTCGTACTGCTCACCCTGCTGATCGCGGTGCCGTCCGCCATCAAGGTGTTCAACTGGATCACCACCATCTGGCGCGGTAACATCCGGTTCACCCCGGCCTCCCTGTTCTCTATCGGTTTCGTGAGCACCTTCATCTCTGGTGGTCTGACCGGTATCTGGCTGGGTAACTCTGCGATCGACATTCACCTGCACGATACTTATTTCGTAATTGCGCACTTCCACATCGTAATGGGCGTATCTGCATTCTTCGGTATGTTCGCCGGTATTTACCACTGGTTCCCGAAAATGTACGGCCGTTACATGAACCAGACCCTGGGCTTCATCCACTTCTGGATCACCCTGGTAGGCGCATACCTCATCTTCTGGCCGATGCACTACGAAGGGATGGCCGGCATGCCCCGCCGTTACTTCGACTACTCTACCTGGGCATCTTTCAACCAGTTCGAGGGCCTGAACATGTTCATCAGCTTCGTGGTAATTATTGTGTTCGCTACGCAATTACTGTTCGTGTTCAACTTCTTCTACAGCATATTCAAAGGCCGCAAGCTCACCACGCCTAACCCGTGGCAGGCAACCACCCTTGAATGGACGACCCCCATCAACCCCGGTCACGGTAACTGGCCTGGTGAGATTCCGGAAGTTCACCGCTGGGCTTACGATTACAGCAAAGACGGTAAGGATTTCATCCCGCAGACCGTGCCTGTATCGCCCGACGAGTCCAAGCACTAA
- a CDS encoding DUF3341 domain-containing protein, giving the protein MAVKKFVVGCFDDEAVLFPAVKKVRAAGYKIHDVYTPFPVHGLDHALGLRETSLHTAGFIYGITGTTTALSFMSWVFTTDWPMNIGGKPHFPLPAFIPITFELTVLFAAVGMVMTFMYLCQMAPFVKKHIFHPRQTDDLFVMAIEVTEKTRPEEVKAFLDSVGAKEINEQTAEAGWWLGRFDREDKLFTKQIEPLKA; this is encoded by the coding sequence ATGGCTGTTAAAAAATTTGTTGTAGGCTGTTTTGATGACGAGGCGGTATTGTTCCCGGCGGTAAAGAAAGTACGCGCGGCCGGTTACAAAATACACGATGTGTATACGCCTTTCCCCGTGCACGGGCTCGATCATGCCCTGGGCCTGAGAGAAACCAGCCTGCACACCGCCGGGTTCATTTACGGTATTACCGGTACCACTACCGCTTTATCTTTCATGAGCTGGGTATTTACAACAGACTGGCCGATGAACATCGGTGGCAAGCCGCACTTTCCGCTGCCGGCTTTCATCCCCATCACTTTCGAGCTGACCGTACTGTTTGCGGCGGTGGGCATGGTGATGACGTTTATGTATCTCTGCCAGATGGCTCCTTTTGTGAAGAAACATATCTTCCACCCCCGCCAGACCGACGACCTGTTTGTAATGGCCATCGAGGTAACGGAGAAAACACGGCCCGAGGAAGTGAAAGCTTTCCTGGACAGTGTGGGCGCGAAAGAAATCAACGAACAGACTGCCGAAGCAGGCTGGTGGTTGGGCCGCTTCGACCGGGAAGACAAACTGTTCACCAAACAGATCGAACCGCTGAAAGCGTAA
- a CDS encoding quinol:cytochrome C oxidoreductase — protein sequence MKDQFVVPARLKTTSFVLLGIGLLTLLIGLFAFHGEHGSTRFWAGLLQNSTFFLMVVLASTFFIAATTLAHGGWQIGFRRVPEAISMAVPVLGAIVLVVLAFLIFGNKGHIYHWIHPEGDRILEFKSPFLNPTFISIASVITIGAWTLLTLKLRRMSLQQDTMKFDHEGRKKLIWNGTVWCAGFIVVYALTMGSTTPWIWLMSIDAHWFSTMYSWYTFASTWVSGLSLIALFVIYLKGNGYLPWVNEEHLHDLGKFMFAFSIFWTYLWFSQYMLIWYANMPEETVYFQPRVWGPFRPIFFLNLIINFIAPLLIFMKRSTKRNYTLVAVMAGVIIFGHWLDFFQMVMPATVKELNFPWFELGIGLGFVGLIIWITAHQLAKAPLTPKNHPYLKESIIHHT from the coding sequence ATGAAGGACCAATTTGTAGTACCAGCAAGATTAAAAACGACCAGCTTCGTGCTTTTGGGCATTGGCTTGCTGACTTTATTGATCGGATTATTTGCATTCCATGGCGAGCATGGCTCCACCCGTTTCTGGGCAGGTTTACTGCAAAACAGCACTTTCTTCCTGATGGTGGTGTTGGCCAGTACCTTCTTCATTGCGGCAACCACCCTGGCCCACGGCGGCTGGCAGATCGGCTTTCGCCGCGTGCCGGAAGCGATTTCCATGGCTGTTCCGGTGCTGGGCGCCATCGTACTGGTGGTACTCGCGTTCCTGATCTTCGGGAACAAAGGGCACATCTACCACTGGATTCACCCCGAAGGCGACCGGATCCTGGAATTCAAATCCCCGTTCCTCAACCCCACCTTTATTTCGATTGCTTCTGTCATTACAATAGGTGCATGGACGCTGCTGACGCTGAAGCTGCGCAGGATGTCGCTCCAGCAGGACACCATGAAGTTCGACCACGAAGGCCGTAAAAAGCTGATCTGGAACGGCACCGTTTGGTGCGCCGGTTTCATCGTGGTATACGCCCTCACCATGGGCTCCACCACTCCCTGGATCTGGCTCATGAGCATCGACGCGCACTGGTTCTCCACCATGTACAGCTGGTACACCTTCGCCAGCACCTGGGTATCCGGCCTGTCGCTGATCGCACTGTTCGTGATCTATCTGAAAGGTAACGGTTACCTGCCCTGGGTAAACGAAGAGCACCTGCACGACCTGGGCAAGTTCATGTTCGCCTTCAGCATTTTCTGGACGTACCTCTGGTTCTCCCAGTACATGCTGATCTGGTACGCCAACATGCCCGAGGAAACTGTTTACTTCCAGCCGCGCGTTTGGGGTCCGTTCAGGCCGATCTTCTTCCTGAACCTGATCATCAACTTCATCGCACCGCTGCTGATTTTCATGAAACGCTCCACCAAGCGTAACTATACACTGGTAGCCGTAATGGCCGGCGTGATTATCTTCGGTCACTGGCTCGATTTCTTCCAGATGGTGATGCCCGCAACCGTGAAGGAACTGAATTTCCCCTGGTTCGAGCTCGGTATCGGCCTCGGTTTTGTGGGCCTGATCATCTGGATTACGGCTCATCAACTGGCAAAAGCGCCGCTGACGCCGAAGAATCATCCTTACCTGAAAGAAAGCATTATTCACCACACCTGA